A section of the Osmia lignaria lignaria isolate PbOS001 chromosome 3, iyOsmLign1, whole genome shotgun sequence genome encodes:
- the f gene encoding espin protein forked isoform X8 translates to MEKKEEYRTNVEMARNRSDSEYTENISDATSCSCTTGSVDKCSLRGCGMFQEPFFLHPPGSRPRDGIYINPMSAYIGEPAKPKDTESFYLHSPHDLVYTRITRLFADTDKHRHFEKKEEPLTVKVDVHINNGLLDRPSSGNGYAVKSDMVRESSEHAYEQICLRQEPEAAGVAALAQKKFSDNASDGSRCRKADRRYSRSSSGSESSNASSEIPCFSSSASTPSLSRNSSNERIEKKDSTGSQVESEKEIKPVSNGASFAKPPPPPPPPPPPDKEDVVVLLVNVGRDEKKDNGAEASNRDARNESGLFVSPATNKSDVSCGEHRQPEVPPASPAADTEEIKASQTSHLVNKHMVLPFIPPKFANADSNTLLKPSEYLKSICKASSKNSLSKARSVDNLDIQSRRYDRREISSRSERRQDEEEEEEEEEEEEEEQEEEGEEGEEEEEEEEQAEEEGEEGRRSISGPPPPPLSPLQKLRRNGENSAASVNNNANTESESPKNPQPLATISIQDLTSIQLRRTSAKMNATKTFSAPPPRSVSMTNVSESFFVQKTDLIAELKRTKDIPGIKKLKVEMAQVEKTQEQNLISEINKAFNVSNFVDQIPEKDSSGNLIPIWKRQMLARKAAERAKKELEEQIARENEERRQKAIPAWKRQLLAKKDNEEKRLNQAHVVVATVQPTPAASAAPTVKVDATLSPKADAQRQEKAEDKTESEEKKNDANCTNNANDVDDDAPIIPWRAQLRKTNSKLSILD, encoded by the exons ATG gaaaagaaggaagaataCCGTACCAATGTCGAAATGGCCAGGAATCGTTCCGATTCGGAATATACGGAGAATATCAGCGACGCGACGAGCTGCAGTTGCACGACGGGTTCCGTCGACAAG TGCTCGTTACGCGGCTGCGGCATGTTTCAAGAACCGTTTTTCCTCCATCCGCCCGGCTCTAGGCCTCGCGATGGAATCTACATAAACCCCATGTCCGCGTACATCGGTGAGCCCGCTAAGCCAAAGGACACCGAGTCCTTCTACCTGCACAGTCCCCACGATCTCGTCTACACCAGGATCACGCGGTTGTTCGCCGACACGGACAAGCATCGCCACTTTGAGAAGAAAGAGGAACCTTTGACTG TGAAAGTGGACGTGCACATCAACAATGGACTCCTCGACCGACCATCCAGCGGAAACGGTTACGCGGTCAAGTCGGATATGGTTCGCGAGTCATCCGAGCACGCGTACGAACAAATCTGTCTACGCCAGGAACCAGAAGCTGCCGGTGTAGCTGCGCTTGCCCAAAAGAAATTCTCCGACAACGCATCCGACGGCAG cCGCTGCCGGAAAGCCGATCGAAGATACAGCAGATCGAGTAGCGGTAGCGAGTCGTCGAACGCGAGCAGCGAGATTCCTTGCTTCTCCTCGAGCGCGTCCACTCCGTCGTTGTCGCGAAACAGCAGCAACGAACGAATCG AGAAAAAAGACTCGACGGGTTCGCAAGTAGAAAGCGAAAAGGAGATCAAACCGGTCAGCAACGGAGCTAG TTTCGCTAAgccaccgccaccaccgccaccacctccACCGCCAGACAAAGAAGACGTCGTGGTGCTGTTGGTGAACGTTGGCCGGGATGAGAAGAAGGACAACGGTGCCGAGGCGAGCAACCGAGATGCAAGAAACGAGAGCGGCCTCTTCGTATCCCCAG CGACCAACAAGTCCGACGTATCCTGCGGCGAGCATCGCCAGCCGGAAGTGCCTCCTGCCAGTCCAGCTGCAGACACCGAGGAAATTAAGGCGAGTCAAACGTCGCATTTGGTGAACAAACATATGGTGCTGCCGTTCATACCTCCCAAGTTCGCCAACGCGGACTCCAACACTTTGCTCAAACCGTCCGAGTACCTAAAAAGCATCTGCAAAGCTTCCTCGAAGAATAGCCTGTCGAAAGCAAG GTCGGTGGACAACTTGGATATACAGAGTAGAAGATACGATCGAAGGGAAATTAGCTCGAGATCGGAACGGCGAcaggacgaggaggaggaggaggaggaggaggaggaggaggaggaggagcaggaggaggagggggaggagggggaagaggaagaggaagaggaggagcaAGCGGAAGAAGAGGGAGAAGAGGGAAGAAGATCTATATCGGGCCCTCCACCACCGCCGCTGTCCCCGCTTCAAAAGTTACGACGAAACGGCGAGAACTCTGCTGCTTCCGTCAACAACAACGCGAACACGGAATCAGAATCCCCCAAGAACCCCCAACCTCTGGCCACTATCAGCATTCAAGACCTAACCAGTATCCAGCTGCGAAGAACCAGCGCGAAAATGAACGCGACCAAAACATTTTCCGCGCCACCGCCGCGAAGCGTGTCTATGACGAACG TTTCAGAGTCGTTCTTCGTCCAGAAGACCGATTTGATCGCGGAGCTGAAGCGAACCAAGGACATTCCAGGAATCAAGAAGCTTAAAGTGGAAATGGCTCAAGTGGAGAAAACGCAAGAGCAGAATCTCATATCGGAGATCAACAAGGCTTTCAACGTTTCAAATTTTGTCGATCAG ATTCCGGAGAAGGATAGTTCCGGCAATCTGATACCGATATGGAAACGCCAAATGTTGGCACGAAAGGCTGCCGAGCGAGCAAAAAAAGAGTTGGAGGAACAGATTGCCAGAGAGAACGAGGAGAGACGACAAAAGGCAATTCCTGCTTGGAAGAGACAACTCCTTGCGAAGAAGGACAACGAGGAAAAAAG ACTGAATCAAGCACACGTGGTGGTGGCAACGGTGCAACCGACGCCAGCGGCATCAGCGGCACCAACGGTCAAAGTTGATGCCACCTTATCACCGAAAGCAGACGCGCAACGACAAGAGAAAGCAGAGGACAAGACAGAAAGCgaagagaagaagaacgacGCCAACTGCACGAATAACGCCAACGACGTGGACGATGACGCTCCGATCATACCCTGGCGGGCACAACTTCGGAAAACCAACAGCAAGCTCAGCATTTTGGATTAA
- the f gene encoding espin protein forked isoform X5 has translation MEKKEEYRTNVEMARNRSDSEYTENISDATSCSCTTGSVDKCSLRGCGMFQEPFFLHPPGSRPRDGIYINPMSAYIGEPAKPKDTESFYLHSPHDLVYTRITRLFADTDKHRHFEKKEEPLTGKSQDSASILADFKRLLILFYRSISVKVDVHINNGLLDRPSSGNGYAVKSDMVRESSEHAYEQICLRQEPEAAGVAALAQKKFSDNASDGSRCRKADRRYSRSSSGSESSNASSEIPCFSSSASTPSLSRNSSNERIEKKDSTGSQVESEKEIKPVSNGASFAKPPPPPPPPPPPDKEDVVVLLVNVGRDEKKDNGAEASNRDARNESGLFVSPATNKSDVSCGEHRQPEVPPASPAADTEEIKASQTSHLVNKHMVLPFIPPKFANADSNTLLKPSEYLKSICKASSKNSLSKARSVDNLDIQSRRYDRREISSRSERRQDEEEEEEEEEEEEEEQEEEGEEGEEEEEEEEQAEEEGEEGRRSISGPPPPPLSPLQKLRRNGENSAASVNNNANTESESPKNPQPLATISIQDLTSIQLRRTSAKMNATKTFSAPPPRSVSMTNVSESFFVQKTDLIAELKRTKDIPGIKKLKVEMAQVEKTQEQNLISEINKAFNVSNFVDQIPEKDSSGNLIPIWKRQMLARKAAERAKKELEEQIARENEERRQKAIPAWKRQLLAKKDNEEKRLNQAHVVVATVQPTPAASAAPTVKVDATLSPKADAQRQEKAEDKTESEEKKNDANCTNNANDVDDDAPIIPWRAQLRKTNSKLSILD, from the exons ATG gaaaagaaggaagaataCCGTACCAATGTCGAAATGGCCAGGAATCGTTCCGATTCGGAATATACGGAGAATATCAGCGACGCGACGAGCTGCAGTTGCACGACGGGTTCCGTCGACAAG TGCTCGTTACGCGGCTGCGGCATGTTTCAAGAACCGTTTTTCCTCCATCCGCCCGGCTCTAGGCCTCGCGATGGAATCTACATAAACCCCATGTCCGCGTACATCGGTGAGCCCGCTAAGCCAAAGGACACCGAGTCCTTCTACCTGCACAGTCCCCACGATCTCGTCTACACCAGGATCACGCGGTTGTTCGCCGACACGGACAAGCATCGCCACTTTGAGAAGAAAGAGGAACCTTTGACTGGTAAGAGTCAAGACTCGGCGAGTATCCTCGCCGATTTTAAACGGCTCTTGATTCTTTTCTATCGGTCGATTTCAGTGAAAGTGGACGTGCACATCAACAATGGACTCCTCGACCGACCATCCAGCGGAAACGGTTACGCGGTCAAGTCGGATATGGTTCGCGAGTCATCCGAGCACGCGTACGAACAAATCTGTCTACGCCAGGAACCAGAAGCTGCCGGTGTAGCTGCGCTTGCCCAAAAGAAATTCTCCGACAACGCATCCGACGGCAG cCGCTGCCGGAAAGCCGATCGAAGATACAGCAGATCGAGTAGCGGTAGCGAGTCGTCGAACGCGAGCAGCGAGATTCCTTGCTTCTCCTCGAGCGCGTCCACTCCGTCGTTGTCGCGAAACAGCAGCAACGAACGAATCG AGAAAAAAGACTCGACGGGTTCGCAAGTAGAAAGCGAAAAGGAGATCAAACCGGTCAGCAACGGAGCTAG TTTCGCTAAgccaccgccaccaccgccaccacctccACCGCCAGACAAAGAAGACGTCGTGGTGCTGTTGGTGAACGTTGGCCGGGATGAGAAGAAGGACAACGGTGCCGAGGCGAGCAACCGAGATGCAAGAAACGAGAGCGGCCTCTTCGTATCCCCAG CGACCAACAAGTCCGACGTATCCTGCGGCGAGCATCGCCAGCCGGAAGTGCCTCCTGCCAGTCCAGCTGCAGACACCGAGGAAATTAAGGCGAGTCAAACGTCGCATTTGGTGAACAAACATATGGTGCTGCCGTTCATACCTCCCAAGTTCGCCAACGCGGACTCCAACACTTTGCTCAAACCGTCCGAGTACCTAAAAAGCATCTGCAAAGCTTCCTCGAAGAATAGCCTGTCGAAAGCAAG GTCGGTGGACAACTTGGATATACAGAGTAGAAGATACGATCGAAGGGAAATTAGCTCGAGATCGGAACGGCGAcaggacgaggaggaggaggaggaggaggaggaggaggaggaggaggagcaggaggaggagggggaggagggggaagaggaagaggaagaggaggagcaAGCGGAAGAAGAGGGAGAAGAGGGAAGAAGATCTATATCGGGCCCTCCACCACCGCCGCTGTCCCCGCTTCAAAAGTTACGACGAAACGGCGAGAACTCTGCTGCTTCCGTCAACAACAACGCGAACACGGAATCAGAATCCCCCAAGAACCCCCAACCTCTGGCCACTATCAGCATTCAAGACCTAACCAGTATCCAGCTGCGAAGAACCAGCGCGAAAATGAACGCGACCAAAACATTTTCCGCGCCACCGCCGCGAAGCGTGTCTATGACGAACG TTTCAGAGTCGTTCTTCGTCCAGAAGACCGATTTGATCGCGGAGCTGAAGCGAACCAAGGACATTCCAGGAATCAAGAAGCTTAAAGTGGAAATGGCTCAAGTGGAGAAAACGCAAGAGCAGAATCTCATATCGGAGATCAACAAGGCTTTCAACGTTTCAAATTTTGTCGATCAG ATTCCGGAGAAGGATAGTTCCGGCAATCTGATACCGATATGGAAACGCCAAATGTTGGCACGAAAGGCTGCCGAGCGAGCAAAAAAAGAGTTGGAGGAACAGATTGCCAGAGAGAACGAGGAGAGACGACAAAAGGCAATTCCTGCTTGGAAGAGACAACTCCTTGCGAAGAAGGACAACGAGGAAAAAAG ACTGAATCAAGCACACGTGGTGGTGGCAACGGTGCAACCGACGCCAGCGGCATCAGCGGCACCAACGGTCAAAGTTGATGCCACCTTATCACCGAAAGCAGACGCGCAACGACAAGAGAAAGCAGAGGACAAGACAGAAAGCgaagagaagaagaacgacGCCAACTGCACGAATAACGCCAACGACGTGGACGATGACGCTCCGATCATACCCTGGCGGGCACAACTTCGGAAAACCAACAGCAAGCTCAGCATTTTGGATTAA
- the f gene encoding espin protein forked isoform X4: MEKKEEYRTNVEMARNRSDSEYTENISDATSCSCTTGSVDKCSLRGCGMFQEPFFLHPPGSRPRDGIYINPMSAYIGEPAKPKDTESFYLHSPHDLVYTRITRLFADTDKHRHFEKKEEPLTVKVDVHINNGLLDRPSSGNGYAVKSDMVRESSEHAYEQICLRQEPEAAGVAALAQKKFSDNASDGSRCRKADRRYSRSSSGSESSNASSEIPCFSSSASTPSLSRNSSNERIEKKDSTGSQVESEKEIKPVSNGASFAKPPPPPPPPPPPDKEDVVVLLVNVGRDEKKDNGAEASNRDARNESGLFVSPDYHLLDHSAHRAYNTLTWISLARPTAIPSPYRFCFGTATNKSDVSCGEHRQPEVPPASPAADTEEIKASQTSHLVNKHMVLPFIPPKFANADSNTLLKPSEYLKSICKASSKNSLSKARSVDNLDIQSRRYDRREISSRSERRQDEEEEEEEEEEEEEEQEEEGEEGEEEEEEEEQAEEEGEEGRRSISGPPPPPLSPLQKLRRNGENSAASVNNNANTESESPKNPQPLATISIQDLTSIQLRRTSAKMNATKTFSAPPPRSVSMTNVSESFFVQKTDLIAELKRTKDIPGIKKLKVEMAQVEKTQEQNLISEINKAFNVSNFVDQIPEKDSSGNLIPIWKRQMLARKAAERAKKELEEQIARENEERRQKAIPAWKRQLLAKKDNEEKRLNQAHVVVATVQPTPAASAAPTVKVDATLSPKADAQRQEKAEDKTESEEKKNDANCTNNANDVDDDAPIIPWRAQLRKTNSKLSILD, from the exons ATG gaaaagaaggaagaataCCGTACCAATGTCGAAATGGCCAGGAATCGTTCCGATTCGGAATATACGGAGAATATCAGCGACGCGACGAGCTGCAGTTGCACGACGGGTTCCGTCGACAAG TGCTCGTTACGCGGCTGCGGCATGTTTCAAGAACCGTTTTTCCTCCATCCGCCCGGCTCTAGGCCTCGCGATGGAATCTACATAAACCCCATGTCCGCGTACATCGGTGAGCCCGCTAAGCCAAAGGACACCGAGTCCTTCTACCTGCACAGTCCCCACGATCTCGTCTACACCAGGATCACGCGGTTGTTCGCCGACACGGACAAGCATCGCCACTTTGAGAAGAAAGAGGAACCTTTGACTG TGAAAGTGGACGTGCACATCAACAATGGACTCCTCGACCGACCATCCAGCGGAAACGGTTACGCGGTCAAGTCGGATATGGTTCGCGAGTCATCCGAGCACGCGTACGAACAAATCTGTCTACGCCAGGAACCAGAAGCTGCCGGTGTAGCTGCGCTTGCCCAAAAGAAATTCTCCGACAACGCATCCGACGGCAG cCGCTGCCGGAAAGCCGATCGAAGATACAGCAGATCGAGTAGCGGTAGCGAGTCGTCGAACGCGAGCAGCGAGATTCCTTGCTTCTCCTCGAGCGCGTCCACTCCGTCGTTGTCGCGAAACAGCAGCAACGAACGAATCG AGAAAAAAGACTCGACGGGTTCGCAAGTAGAAAGCGAAAAGGAGATCAAACCGGTCAGCAACGGAGCTAG TTTCGCTAAgccaccgccaccaccgccaccacctccACCGCCAGACAAAGAAGACGTCGTGGTGCTGTTGGTGAACGTTGGCCGGGATGAGAAGAAGGACAACGGTGCCGAGGCGAGCAACCGAGATGCAAGAAACGAGAGCGGCCTCTTCGTATCCCCAG ACTACCACTTACTAGACCATAGCGCTCATCGGGCATATAATACACTTACCTGGATTTCACTTGCCCGACCTACTGCGATTCCTTCTCCCTACCGCTTCTGTTTCGGAACAGCGACCAACAAGTCCGACGTATCCTGCGGCGAGCATCGCCAGCCGGAAGTGCCTCCTGCCAGTCCAGCTGCAGACACCGAGGAAATTAAGGCGAGTCAAACGTCGCATTTGGTGAACAAACATATGGTGCTGCCGTTCATACCTCCCAAGTTCGCCAACGCGGACTCCAACACTTTGCTCAAACCGTCCGAGTACCTAAAAAGCATCTGCAAAGCTTCCTCGAAGAATAGCCTGTCGAAAGCAAG GTCGGTGGACAACTTGGATATACAGAGTAGAAGATACGATCGAAGGGAAATTAGCTCGAGATCGGAACGGCGAcaggacgaggaggaggaggaggaggaggaggaggaggaggaggaggagcaggaggaggagggggaggagggggaagaggaagaggaagaggaggagcaAGCGGAAGAAGAGGGAGAAGAGGGAAGAAGATCTATATCGGGCCCTCCACCACCGCCGCTGTCCCCGCTTCAAAAGTTACGACGAAACGGCGAGAACTCTGCTGCTTCCGTCAACAACAACGCGAACACGGAATCAGAATCCCCCAAGAACCCCCAACCTCTGGCCACTATCAGCATTCAAGACCTAACCAGTATCCAGCTGCGAAGAACCAGCGCGAAAATGAACGCGACCAAAACATTTTCCGCGCCACCGCCGCGAAGCGTGTCTATGACGAACG TTTCAGAGTCGTTCTTCGTCCAGAAGACCGATTTGATCGCGGAGCTGAAGCGAACCAAGGACATTCCAGGAATCAAGAAGCTTAAAGTGGAAATGGCTCAAGTGGAGAAAACGCAAGAGCAGAATCTCATATCGGAGATCAACAAGGCTTTCAACGTTTCAAATTTTGTCGATCAG ATTCCGGAGAAGGATAGTTCCGGCAATCTGATACCGATATGGAAACGCCAAATGTTGGCACGAAAGGCTGCCGAGCGAGCAAAAAAAGAGTTGGAGGAACAGATTGCCAGAGAGAACGAGGAGAGACGACAAAAGGCAATTCCTGCTTGGAAGAGACAACTCCTTGCGAAGAAGGACAACGAGGAAAAAAG ACTGAATCAAGCACACGTGGTGGTGGCAACGGTGCAACCGACGCCAGCGGCATCAGCGGCACCAACGGTCAAAGTTGATGCCACCTTATCACCGAAAGCAGACGCGCAACGACAAGAGAAAGCAGAGGACAAGACAGAAAGCgaagagaagaagaacgacGCCAACTGCACGAATAACGCCAACGACGTGGACGATGACGCTCCGATCATACCCTGGCGGGCACAACTTCGGAAAACCAACAGCAAGCTCAGCATTTTGGATTAA
- the f gene encoding espin protein forked isoform X6, translating to MCSLRGCGMFQEPFFLHPPGSRPRDGIYINPMSAYIGEPAKPKDTESFYLHSPHDLVYTRITRLFADTDKHRHFEKKEEPLTVKVDVHINNGLLDRPSSGNGYAVKSDMVRESSEHAYEQICLRQEPEAAGVAALAQKKFSDNASDGSRCRKADRRYSRSSSGSESSNASSEIPCFSSSASTPSLSRNSSNERIEKKDSTGSQVESEKEIKPVSNGASFAKPPPPPPPPPPPDKEDVVVLLVNVGRDEKKDNGAEASNRDARNESGLFVSPDYHLLDHSAHRAYNTLTWISLARPTAIPSPYRFCFGTATNKSDVSCGEHRQPEVPPASPAADTEEIKASQTSHLVNKHMVLPFIPPKFANADSNTLLKPSEYLKSICKASSKNSLSKARSVDNLDIQSRRYDRREISSRSERRQDEEEEEEEEEEEEEEQEEEGEEGEEEEEEEEQAEEEGEEGRRSISGPPPPPLSPLQKLRRNGENSAASVNNNANTESESPKNPQPLATISIQDLTSIQLRRTSAKMNATKTFSAPPPRSVSMTNVSESFFVQKTDLIAELKRTKDIPGIKKLKVEMAQVEKTQEQNLISEINKAFNVSNFVDQIPEKDSSGNLIPIWKRQMLARKAAERAKKELEEQIARENEERRQKAIPAWKRQLLAKKDNEEKRLNQAHVVVATVQPTPAASAAPTVKVDATLSPKADAQRQEKAEDKTESEEKKNDANCTNNANDVDDDAPIIPWRAQLRKTNSKLSILD from the exons ATG TGCTCGTTACGCGGCTGCGGCATGTTTCAAGAACCGTTTTTCCTCCATCCGCCCGGCTCTAGGCCTCGCGATGGAATCTACATAAACCCCATGTCCGCGTACATCGGTGAGCCCGCTAAGCCAAAGGACACCGAGTCCTTCTACCTGCACAGTCCCCACGATCTCGTCTACACCAGGATCACGCGGTTGTTCGCCGACACGGACAAGCATCGCCACTTTGAGAAGAAAGAGGAACCTTTGACTG TGAAAGTGGACGTGCACATCAACAATGGACTCCTCGACCGACCATCCAGCGGAAACGGTTACGCGGTCAAGTCGGATATGGTTCGCGAGTCATCCGAGCACGCGTACGAACAAATCTGTCTACGCCAGGAACCAGAAGCTGCCGGTGTAGCTGCGCTTGCCCAAAAGAAATTCTCCGACAACGCATCCGACGGCAG cCGCTGCCGGAAAGCCGATCGAAGATACAGCAGATCGAGTAGCGGTAGCGAGTCGTCGAACGCGAGCAGCGAGATTCCTTGCTTCTCCTCGAGCGCGTCCACTCCGTCGTTGTCGCGAAACAGCAGCAACGAACGAATCG AGAAAAAAGACTCGACGGGTTCGCAAGTAGAAAGCGAAAAGGAGATCAAACCGGTCAGCAACGGAGCTAG TTTCGCTAAgccaccgccaccaccgccaccacctccACCGCCAGACAAAGAAGACGTCGTGGTGCTGTTGGTGAACGTTGGCCGGGATGAGAAGAAGGACAACGGTGCCGAGGCGAGCAACCGAGATGCAAGAAACGAGAGCGGCCTCTTCGTATCCCCAG ACTACCACTTACTAGACCATAGCGCTCATCGGGCATATAATACACTTACCTGGATTTCACTTGCCCGACCTACTGCGATTCCTTCTCCCTACCGCTTCTGTTTCGGAACAGCGACCAACAAGTCCGACGTATCCTGCGGCGAGCATCGCCAGCCGGAAGTGCCTCCTGCCAGTCCAGCTGCAGACACCGAGGAAATTAAGGCGAGTCAAACGTCGCATTTGGTGAACAAACATATGGTGCTGCCGTTCATACCTCCCAAGTTCGCCAACGCGGACTCCAACACTTTGCTCAAACCGTCCGAGTACCTAAAAAGCATCTGCAAAGCTTCCTCGAAGAATAGCCTGTCGAAAGCAAG GTCGGTGGACAACTTGGATATACAGAGTAGAAGATACGATCGAAGGGAAATTAGCTCGAGATCGGAACGGCGAcaggacgaggaggaggaggaggaggaggaggaggaggaggaggaggagcaggaggaggagggggaggagggggaagaggaagaggaagaggaggagcaAGCGGAAGAAGAGGGAGAAGAGGGAAGAAGATCTATATCGGGCCCTCCACCACCGCCGCTGTCCCCGCTTCAAAAGTTACGACGAAACGGCGAGAACTCTGCTGCTTCCGTCAACAACAACGCGAACACGGAATCAGAATCCCCCAAGAACCCCCAACCTCTGGCCACTATCAGCATTCAAGACCTAACCAGTATCCAGCTGCGAAGAACCAGCGCGAAAATGAACGCGACCAAAACATTTTCCGCGCCACCGCCGCGAAGCGTGTCTATGACGAACG TTTCAGAGTCGTTCTTCGTCCAGAAGACCGATTTGATCGCGGAGCTGAAGCGAACCAAGGACATTCCAGGAATCAAGAAGCTTAAAGTGGAAATGGCTCAAGTGGAGAAAACGCAAGAGCAGAATCTCATATCGGAGATCAACAAGGCTTTCAACGTTTCAAATTTTGTCGATCAG ATTCCGGAGAAGGATAGTTCCGGCAATCTGATACCGATATGGAAACGCCAAATGTTGGCACGAAAGGCTGCCGAGCGAGCAAAAAAAGAGTTGGAGGAACAGATTGCCAGAGAGAACGAGGAGAGACGACAAAAGGCAATTCCTGCTTGGAAGAGACAACTCCTTGCGAAGAAGGACAACGAGGAAAAAAG ACTGAATCAAGCACACGTGGTGGTGGCAACGGTGCAACCGACGCCAGCGGCATCAGCGGCACCAACGGTCAAAGTTGATGCCACCTTATCACCGAAAGCAGACGCGCAACGACAAGAGAAAGCAGAGGACAAGACAGAAAGCgaagagaagaagaacgacGCCAACTGCACGAATAACGCCAACGACGTGGACGATGACGCTCCGATCATACCCTGGCGGGCACAACTTCGGAAAACCAACAGCAAGCTCAGCATTTTGGATTAA